The proteins below come from a single Carnobacterium divergens DSM 20623 genomic window:
- a CDS encoding biotin transporter BioY encodes MKLTTKDRIQIALCTALLSISSLIMIPIGPIPITLQVLFLILIPALLGAKKGMLTIGLYLVLGLVGFPVFAGGMGGLQSLLKPSFGYLIGGFVIAAMIGSVANKNASFKSLVTISVISIPVLYIIGISYAYFLMNIVLETPISLSVLITTSISVFLPLDIIKAIVASFLAVRIRKAVGIKTIVS; translated from the coding sequence ATGAAACTAACGACAAAAGATAGGATTCAAATAGCACTATGTACAGCATTACTTTCTATTTCTTCTTTAATTATGATTCCAATTGGGCCAATCCCGATTACGTTGCAAGTTCTTTTTTTGATTTTAATACCAGCCTTACTAGGCGCCAAAAAAGGCATGTTGACGATTGGTTTATACCTAGTACTAGGTTTAGTAGGATTTCCAGTATTCGCAGGAGGGATGGGCGGATTGCAAAGTTTACTAAAACCTTCATTTGGTTATTTAATAGGAGGATTTGTCATCGCAGCAATGATTGGTAGCGTAGCTAATAAAAATGCTTCCTTTAAATCACTAGTTACGATTTCTGTCATCAGTATTCCTGTTCTTTATATTATCGGTATTAGTTATGCTTACTTTTTGATGAACATTGTTTTGGAAACACCCATTAGTTTAAGTGTCTTAATTACTACAAGTATCTCAGTATTCTTACCTTTAGATATTATAAAAGCAATAGTTGCTTCATTTTTAGCAGTAAGGATCAGAAAAGCAGTCGGTATCAAAACGATTGTATCCTAG
- a CDS encoding CTP synthase yields MTKYIFVTGGVVSSIGKGIVAASLGRLLKNRGLKVTIQKFDPYINVDPGTMSPYQHGEVFVTDDGAETDLDLGHYERFIDINLNKYSNVTTGKVYSEVLRKERKGEYLGATVQVIPHITNEIKEKIMRAGQTTDSDIVITEVGGTVGDIESLPFLEALRQMKADVGADNVMYIHTTLIPYLNAAGEMKTKPTQHSVKELRSLGIQPNILVVRTEKPVPQSLKDKLASFCDVDPEAVIESRDVETLYSIPLALQAQNMDQIVCDHLKLDAPVADMTEWIKLEEKVLGLKKMTRIALVGKYVELPDAYLSVVEALKHAGFEYDSDIQIDWVNAEHVTDENVASMLKEADGILVPGGFGDRGLEGKISAIRYARENKVPFLGICLGMQLACVEFARNVAGLADADSAETNPNCENNIIDLMSDQENIENLGGTLRLGLYPCHLVPGTVAAKSYDNAEVVEERHRHRYEFNNEYRQTLEEAGLVFSGVSPDNRLVEIVELSDHPFYVACQFHPELISRPTRPQKLFTGFIGAALQSK; encoded by the coding sequence ATGACCAAGTATATTTTTGTAACAGGTGGCGTTGTATCTTCAATAGGAAAAGGGATTGTAGCAGCATCTCTAGGAAGATTATTGAAAAATCGTGGACTAAAAGTAACAATTCAAAAATTTGATCCATACATCAACGTAGACCCAGGAACGATGAGCCCATACCAACATGGTGAAGTTTTTGTAACAGATGATGGTGCGGAAACAGATTTAGATTTAGGTCATTATGAACGTTTTATCGATATTAACTTAAACAAATACTCAAACGTAACAACTGGGAAAGTTTATTCAGAAGTATTACGTAAAGAGCGTAAAGGGGAATATTTAGGCGCAACCGTGCAAGTTATTCCACACATTACCAATGAAATCAAAGAAAAAATTATGCGTGCAGGCCAAACAACGGATTCTGATATCGTCATTACAGAAGTTGGTGGAACGGTTGGAGATATCGAGTCATTGCCTTTCCTAGAGGCATTACGTCAAATGAAAGCTGATGTTGGTGCGGATAACGTGATGTACATCCATACAACTTTGATTCCTTATTTAAATGCAGCTGGCGAAATGAAAACAAAACCAACACAACACAGCGTGAAGGAATTACGCAGCTTAGGAATTCAACCAAACATTTTAGTGGTTCGTACTGAAAAACCAGTTCCACAAAGTTTGAAAGACAAGTTAGCATCATTTTGTGACGTTGATCCAGAAGCAGTTATTGAATCACGTGACGTTGAAACTCTTTACTCAATTCCATTAGCTTTACAAGCACAAAACATGGATCAAATTGTTTGTGATCATTTAAAATTAGACGCTCCTGTTGCGGATATGACTGAATGGATCAAACTAGAAGAAAAAGTATTAGGCTTGAAAAAAATGACAAGAATTGCATTAGTTGGAAAATACGTTGAATTACCAGATGCTTATTTATCAGTTGTTGAAGCATTAAAACATGCCGGTTTTGAATACGATTCAGATATTCAAATTGATTGGGTCAACGCAGAACACGTAACAGACGAAAACGTTGCGTCAATGTTAAAAGAAGCCGATGGTATCTTAGTACCAGGCGGTTTTGGCGATCGTGGATTAGAAGGGAAAATCTCAGCAATTCGTTACGCTCGTGAAAATAAAGTTCCATTCTTAGGAATCTGTTTAGGAATGCAATTAGCCTGTGTTGAATTTGCCCGTAACGTTGCAGGCTTAGCAGATGCCGATTCAGCAGAAACAAATCCAAATTGTGAAAACAACATTATTGATTTGATGAGTGATCAAGAAAATATCGAAAATTTAGGTGGAACCTTACGTTTAGGTTTATACCCATGTCATTTAGTGCCAGGGACAGTAGCAGCTAAGTCTTACGACAATGCAGAAGTTGTTGAAGAACGTCACCGTCACCGTTACGAATTTAACAATGAGTACCGTCAAACCTTAGAAGAAGCAGGATTGGTCTTTTCAGGCGTTTCACCAGACAACCGTTTAGTTGAAATCGTTGAATTATCAGATCATCCATTCTATGTTGCATGTCAATTCCATCCAGAATTGATTTCACGTCCAACACGTCCACAAAAATTATTTACTGGATTTATTGGAGCAGCACTTCAATCAAAATAA
- the rpoE gene encoding DNA-directed RNA polymerase subunit delta, with translation MELKRFDGMKKDELSMIEVAHAILEQKGDVMDFSELVEQIQKFLGTSAAKVKKNTPQFYTDLNIDGSFISLGDNRWGLRSWYPIDSIDEEVTHSTEEEAPRRKKRKKVSAFVPNVDDDVIDYNDDDPEDEDVVLVDDEGVVVDDESTEDLGEYKSDLTELGTDEDEEDELPDGIEGSLTLIDEDEEEDDFDSEDESNPI, from the coding sequence GTGGAATTAAAACGATTTGACGGTATGAAAAAAGATGAATTGTCAATGATTGAAGTAGCTCATGCCATTTTAGAACAAAAAGGAGACGTGATGGATTTTTCTGAACTCGTTGAACAAATTCAGAAATTTTTAGGCACTTCTGCTGCAAAAGTTAAAAAAAATACTCCGCAATTTTATACAGATTTAAATATTGATGGTAGTTTTATTTCTTTAGGAGACAATCGTTGGGGGTTACGTTCATGGTATCCGATCGATTCTATCGATGAAGAAGTAACTCATTCAACTGAAGAAGAGGCTCCACGTCGTAAAAAACGTAAAAAAGTGAGTGCATTTGTTCCGAATGTAGACGATGACGTAATTGATTACAACGATGACGATCCAGAAGATGAAGATGTTGTCTTAGTGGATGACGAAGGTGTTGTTGTTGATGATGAAAGTACAGAAGATCTTGGCGAATACAAATCTGACTTAACTGAATTAGGGACAGACGAAGATGAAGAAGACGAACTTCCAGATGGAATTGAAGGTTCTTTAACTTTAATTGATGAAGACGAAGAAGAAGATGACTTCGATTCAGAAGATGAAAGCAACCCAATTTAA
- a CDS encoding DUF1934 domain-containing protein encodes MSLKKITPVNIQLSTTITQYEAVENHTFDVMGQATQMGDTLYLRYKEETDGEIPVTIKIEPDGTVGLIRAGETRTKLRFGKGERYVTHYTTPQGVVSLETMTNHLQISLMDQPFRGNLEIHYDLYMGKEKLGEYKLQLLFTA; translated from the coding sequence ATGAGCTTAAAAAAAATAACCCCAGTAAACATTCAATTATCAACAACGATTACACAATATGAAGCAGTAGAAAACCATACTTTCGATGTAATGGGACAAGCAACTCAAATGGGAGATACACTTTACTTACGCTACAAAGAAGAAACAGACGGCGAAATCCCCGTAACAATTAAGATAGAACCAGACGGAACAGTGGGATTGATTCGAGCAGGAGAAACAAGAACAAAATTGCGTTTTGGCAAAGGTGAACGGTATGTGACACATTATACGACCCCACAAGGTGTGGTTTCCTTAGAAACAATGACCAATCATTTACAAATTAGTTTGATGGACCAACCCTTTCGTGGCAACCTAGAAATCCATTATGATCTCTATATGGGAAAAGAAAAATTAGGAGAATACAAATTACAATTGCTTTTTACTGCCTAA
- a CDS encoding sugar-binding transcriptional regulator translates to MRITEDRRNLLKAATMYYSEGKTQAEIAKKMNISRPVISKMLQLARQEGIVEIYVKDENAHSIALALEIEKKYQLNDVIVVPKSIEFSKSTIKHNVAKAAVSYLTTHLKKDTKIGLSWGTTIAEVIDEMPYLSKPGITIHPLVGGIQSQHVYLDANHLTFLLAEKLSAQCSYFYAPALADTIELKELLAESTVVETAMSDARKVELAIIGVGNPLGNTTWKELGYIEKKELIQANNQGIVGDAVASLFDETGQTVMTDLTKRMMGMTIEDLIQIPNVVAIASGSTKGTSIQALLNNHVINTLIIDQSIAEQLN, encoded by the coding sequence TTGAGAATTACCGAAGATCGACGCAACCTATTAAAAGCTGCTACCATGTATTACAGCGAAGGAAAAACCCAAGCAGAAATTGCCAAAAAAATGAACATTTCAAGGCCAGTTATTTCAAAAATGCTACAACTTGCGAGACAGGAAGGCATTGTTGAAATTTACGTCAAAGATGAAAATGCACATTCGATTGCATTGGCATTAGAAATTGAAAAAAAATATCAACTAAATGATGTTATTGTAGTTCCTAAAAGCATCGAATTTTCCAAAAGTACGATTAAGCATAATGTGGCTAAAGCGGCAGTTTCCTATTTAACTACACACCTAAAAAAGGACACTAAAATTGGACTTTCTTGGGGGACGACGATTGCAGAAGTTATTGACGAAATGCCCTATTTATCAAAGCCAGGAATAACGATTCATCCTTTAGTTGGTGGTATCCAAAGCCAACATGTTTATTTAGATGCCAACCATTTGACCTTTTTATTAGCTGAAAAATTATCTGCTCAGTGTAGCTATTTTTACGCACCAGCACTGGCTGACACCATTGAATTAAAAGAATTACTAGCAGAATCAACAGTAGTTGAAACCGCAATGTCCGATGCCCGTAAAGTTGAGTTAGCCATAATTGGTGTGGGAAATCCTCTTGGAAATACAACATGGAAAGAACTAGGATATATCGAAAAAAAAGAATTAATACAAGCTAACAATCAAGGGATTGTTGGAGATGCAGTGGCTTCTTTATTTGATGAAACAGGTCAAACCGTTATGACCGATTTAACGAAACGCATGATGGGAATGACAATTGAAGATTTAATTCAAATTCCCAATGTAGTGGCAATTGCGTCAGGTTCAACTAAAGGAACAAGCATTCAAGCCCTATTAAACAATCATGTAATAAATACCTTGATTATCGATCAATCCATTGCTGAACAACTAAACTAA
- a CDS encoding alpha-ketoacid dehydrogenase subunit beta — MREITYIQAVNEALDEALATNEEVFLMGEDIGVYGGGFGATKGLVEKYGQKRIRSTPISESAIAGTAVGAAITGMRPVIELQFSDFITIAMDQLVNQAAKMHYMYGGKVNVPLVMRTAGGSGTGAAAQHSQSLENWMAHIPGLKVIQPSNAYDAKGLLHAAIEDNNPVMFYEHKLCYKLSCDVPNEKYTIPIGVAAIKQPGTDITVVATGVMVHKALAVAEKLAPTGISLEVIDPRTLVPLDKETILKSVIKTGRLMIVHEAVKESGFGGEIASIVVESEAFYSLKAPIKRLGGAFIPMPYQKELEKAAIPQCEDIEAAVKTLMHEHKN; from the coding sequence ATGAGAGAAATAACTTATATCCAAGCAGTCAATGAAGCATTAGATGAAGCATTGGCAACAAATGAAGAAGTTTTCCTAATGGGAGAAGACATTGGTGTTTATGGTGGTGGCTTTGGTGCAACCAAAGGACTTGTTGAAAAATACGGTCAAAAGCGCATCCGCTCCACCCCTATTTCTGAAAGCGCGATTGCAGGAACAGCAGTTGGAGCAGCGATTACTGGCATGCGTCCTGTGATAGAACTCCAATTTTCTGATTTTATTACGATTGCTATGGATCAGCTAGTGAATCAAGCAGCAAAAATGCACTATATGTATGGCGGGAAAGTTAACGTACCCTTAGTAATGAGAACCGCTGGAGGATCAGGCACCGGTGCTGCTGCACAACATTCCCAAAGTTTAGAAAATTGGATGGCGCATATTCCAGGATTAAAAGTCATCCAGCCCTCCAATGCCTATGACGCCAAAGGATTGCTGCACGCAGCGATAGAAGATAATAATCCCGTGATGTTTTACGAACACAAATTATGCTATAAATTGAGCTGTGACGTTCCAAACGAAAAGTATACGATTCCGATTGGAGTTGCAGCTATTAAACAACCAGGAACGGACATCACTGTTGTAGCTACAGGGGTGATGGTCCATAAAGCGCTAGCTGTTGCAGAAAAACTAGCCCCAACAGGCATTTCTTTAGAAGTAATCGATCCAAGAACCTTAGTCCCCTTAGATAAAGAAACGATTTTAAAATCCGTTATCAAAACAGGTCGACTAATGATTGTCCATGAGGCTGTAAAAGAAAGTGGCTTTGGAGGCGAAATTGCAAGTATTGTTGTTGAAAGCGAGGCATTCTATTCCTTAAAAGCACCCATCAAACGCTTAGGAGGAGCGTTTATTCCGATGCCTTACCAAAAAGAATTAGAAAAAGCCGCAATTCCGCAATGTGAAGATATCGAAGCAGCAGTCAAAACGCTTATGCATGAGCATAAAAACTAA
- a CDS encoding thiamine pyrophosphate-dependent dehydrogenase E1 component subunit alpha — MTSRIKNLAGLSDEDFKNIYQMMWEIRFFDEKVEELFAKGKIHGTTHLSIGQEATAAGTGYLLRKTDWITSTHRGHGHSIAKGTSMTAMMAELFGKRSGTNAGKGGSMHIAELAEGNLGSNGIVGAGFPIAVGAALSAQLKGEDRVVICYAGDGATNEGSFHEALNLASIWQVPALFFIENNQYGMSSKIDQMVNIPQLSKRAESYGLKGVTIDGNDLIAVLDTTYQGIEEARKGNGPMMIEALTYRFKGHSKSDQRIYRTKEEELRWEEERDPIKLTEKLLTNSQVASNEELMKLKKQAFENVQKAVQEAEKSEDIELSDLTTQVYAE, encoded by the coding sequence TTGACCAGTCGAATAAAAAATTTAGCTGGATTGTCAGACGAAGACTTTAAAAACATCTATCAAATGATGTGGGAAATCCGTTTTTTTGATGAAAAAGTGGAAGAGCTTTTTGCAAAAGGAAAAATTCATGGTACAACGCACCTTTCAATAGGACAAGAAGCAACAGCTGCAGGAACCGGTTATTTATTAAGAAAAACCGATTGGATTACTTCAACGCATCGAGGTCACGGTCACAGCATTGCAAAAGGAACCTCAATGACGGCAATGATGGCTGAATTATTCGGCAAACGAAGTGGTACAAACGCTGGTAAAGGTGGCAGTATGCATATTGCTGAATTAGCAGAGGGAAATTTAGGTTCAAATGGCATTGTTGGTGCAGGATTTCCCATTGCCGTTGGAGCCGCCTTATCTGCTCAATTAAAAGGCGAAGACCGAGTAGTTATTTGCTATGCTGGGGATGGCGCAACGAATGAAGGAAGTTTTCATGAAGCTTTAAATTTAGCCTCGATTTGGCAAGTCCCAGCACTCTTTTTTATTGAAAATAATCAATACGGTATGAGCAGTAAAATTGATCAGATGGTAAATATCCCTCAACTCTCCAAACGAGCTGAAAGCTATGGATTAAAAGGCGTAACGATTGACGGAAATGACTTAATCGCTGTACTAGATACAACTTATCAAGGTATAGAAGAAGCCAGAAAAGGCAATGGTCCGATGATGATAGAAGCCCTAACTTACCGTTTCAAAGGGCATTCAAAGTCAGACCAACGTATTTATCGCACCAAAGAAGAAGAGTTGCGTTGGGAAGAAGAACGAGACCCTATCAAATTAACTGAAAAATTGTTGACGAACTCTCAAGTTGCTTCAAACGAAGAACTAATGAAATTAAAAAAACAAGCCTTTGAGAATGTTCAAAAAGCAGTTCAAGAAGCAGAAAAAAGTGAAGATATTGAGTTAAGTGATTTAACGACACAAGTTTATGCAGAATAG
- a CDS encoding lipoate--protein ligase family protein, which translates to MSEKKDYLSQQAYELYDSTSMPFTNQFISHFALGDSLIKKIGTHQSFGALHFWTASELVILGMMDTKLPFFKDALNVFIHHQQHFLVRNSGGLAVASNEGVLNFSLILPEDPLVKMSITEGYEFMLRLIRQTFKAYGKKIDAYEIEESYCPGDFDLSIDGKKFAGIAQRRLKKGVAIMIYLSVTGSQDKRTEMIRDFYQVGLANETVKWHFPKVNPAVMANLDELLETPLTVDGVKQRILETLTTNGCLLSDGHYDLELKEDYKLAYQKMIERNEQMLAETFDEELSR; encoded by the coding sequence ATGTCAGAAAAAAAAGATTATTTAAGTCAACAAGCTTATGAACTATATGATTCTACTTCGATGCCTTTTACAAATCAATTTATTTCTCATTTTGCTTTGGGAGATAGCTTGATAAAAAAAATTGGGACTCATCAATCCTTTGGAGCACTGCATTTTTGGACTGCTTCTGAATTAGTGATTTTAGGGATGATGGATACAAAATTGCCTTTTTTCAAGGATGCACTAAACGTTTTCATTCACCATCAACAACACTTTTTAGTTCGTAATTCGGGTGGTCTGGCAGTGGCTTCAAATGAAGGTGTGTTGAATTTTTCGTTAATTCTTCCTGAAGATCCTCTTGTTAAGATGAGTATTACGGAAGGATACGAGTTCATGTTACGCTTGATTCGCCAAACATTTAAAGCGTATGGTAAAAAAATTGATGCTTATGAAATTGAAGAATCTTATTGTCCAGGAGATTTTGATTTAAGTATTGATGGGAAAAAATTTGCTGGCATCGCGCAGCGCCGTTTAAAAAAAGGTGTGGCGATTATGATTTATCTTAGCGTGACGGGTTCTCAGGATAAAAGAACCGAAATGATTCGTGATTTTTATCAAGTCGGATTGGCAAATGAAACAGTTAAATGGCATTTTCCTAAGGTGAATCCAGCTGTAATGGCAAATTTAGATGAGTTACTTGAAACCCCTTTAACCGTGGATGGTGTCAAGCAAAGGATTCTTGAAACGTTAACAACAAATGGTTGTTTGTTAAGTGATGGGCATTATGACTTAGAATTGAAAGAAGATTATAAATTGGCTTATCAAAAAATGATTGAACGCAATGAACAAATGTTAGCAGAAACATTCGATGAGGAGCTGAGTAGATGA
- a CDS encoding HD domain-containing protein, giving the protein MNSIAYQDQILPIEQVFRDPVHDYIHVQHQVILDLINSREFQRLRRIKQLGTSSFTFHGAEHSRFTHSLGVYEIARRICDKFARSFATKVEDDGGWDDSERLVVLCAALLHDIGHGPYSHTFERIFETDHEAITVEIITSPETEVNQILKKIHFDFPEKVASVIQKTYPNPQVVQLISSQIDADRMDYLLRDAYFTGVNYGTFDLTRILRVMRPYKDGISFQVSGMHAVEDYVVSRYQMYMQVYFHPVSRSMEVILDHLLKRAKKLYEDPDFEMLGSVSLLAPFFRNDFTLKDYLKLDDGVLNTYFTQWREENDAILSDLATRFLDRHPFKSVAFNSETDLPVIGHLENLILEAGYDPVYYTAINNSYDLPYDFYRPEQINNRTQIELVEADGSLIELSKASPIVAALTGKVRGDERFYFPKEIIKPASISEVNLFEPLFNEFTKYIANGAIKNPTTLQEELD; this is encoded by the coding sequence ATGAATTCGATAGCCTATCAAGATCAAATTTTGCCGATTGAACAGGTTTTTCGTGATCCTGTTCATGATTATATTCATGTTCAACATCAAGTGATTTTAGATTTGATTAACTCTCGTGAATTTCAGCGATTGCGCCGCATTAAACAGCTTGGAACTTCTTCTTTTACTTTTCACGGTGCAGAGCATTCTCGTTTCACTCATTCTTTAGGCGTTTATGAAATTGCTAGAAGAATTTGTGATAAATTCGCAAGAAGCTTTGCTACTAAAGTTGAAGATGACGGTGGTTGGGACGATAGTGAGCGATTAGTTGTCCTTTGTGCAGCTCTGCTTCATGACATTGGTCACGGTCCTTATTCTCATACTTTTGAGCGTATTTTTGAAACGGATCATGAGGCTATTACGGTTGAAATTATTACTTCGCCAGAAACTGAAGTCAATCAAATTTTAAAAAAAATCCATTTTGATTTTCCTGAAAAAGTAGCAAGTGTCATTCAAAAAACCTATCCAAATCCACAAGTTGTTCAATTGATTTCTAGTCAGATTGATGCAGATCGAATGGATTACTTACTAAGAGATGCTTATTTTACCGGTGTTAATTATGGCACTTTTGATTTAACTAGAATTTTGCGTGTCATGCGTCCTTATAAAGATGGCATTTCTTTCCAAGTATCCGGTATGCATGCGGTTGAAGATTACGTGGTGAGTCGTTATCAAATGTATATGCAAGTTTATTTTCATCCTGTTTCTAGAAGTATGGAAGTCATTTTGGATCATTTGCTAAAACGCGCTAAAAAGCTTTACGAAGATCCTGATTTTGAAATGCTAGGCTCCGTTTCTCTATTGGCTCCATTTTTCAGAAATGATTTTACACTGAAGGACTATTTGAAATTAGATGATGGGGTTTTAAATACCTATTTTACTCAATGGCGTGAAGAGAACGATGCTATTTTAAGTGATTTAGCTACTCGCTTTTTAGATCGACACCCATTTAAATCTGTTGCCTTCAACAGTGAAACAGATTTGCCTGTCATTGGCCATTTAGAAAATCTAATCTTAGAAGCTGGCTATGATCCAGTTTACTATACCGCTATTAATAACAGCTACGACTTGCCTTATGATTTTTATCGCCCAGAGCAAATCAATAATCGAACCCAAATTGAATTAGTTGAAGCTGATGGTTCTTTAATTGAGTTATCAAAAGCAAGTCCGATTGTTGCTGCACTGACTGGTAAAGTTCGAGGAGATGAACGTTTTTATTTTCCAAAAGAGATTATTAAACCAGCTAGCATCAGTGAAGTGAATCTCTTTGAACCTTTGTTTAATGAATTTACAAAATATATTGCCAATGGAGCAATCAAAAACCCAACCACACTTCAGGAGGAGTTAGATTAA
- the yidA gene encoding sugar-phosphatase has translation MSIELIAIDLDGTLLNPDKKISQAVKETIMEAKTKGIKIVLCTGRPLIGVKNFLAELNLEEEGDFAITYNGALVQSTHDGKAIVHHTLAYQDFLALEKLSNDIGVHFQTFDMDHLYTTNKDISEYTVREAFLVNIPLKYRTVEEIDPAIEISKMMMIDHPAILDQGIAQIPAEFNERYTMIKSEDFYYEILNKKANKGNAVKDLAAHLNIPQENVMAIGDNMNDMDMLHFAKYKIAMGNAVPAVKEIATFITKTNAEDGVAHVIKELAFH, from the coding sequence ATGAGTATTGAATTAATTGCCATCGACTTAGATGGAACACTATTAAATCCAGATAAAAAAATCAGTCAAGCCGTGAAAGAAACGATTATGGAAGCAAAAACAAAAGGAATCAAAATTGTTTTATGTACAGGCCGACCTTTGATTGGGGTTAAAAACTTCTTAGCGGAATTGAATTTAGAAGAAGAAGGCGATTTTGCCATCACTTATAATGGGGCTTTAGTTCAAAGCACACATGATGGAAAGGCAATTGTTCATCATACATTAGCTTATCAAGACTTTTTAGCATTAGAAAAATTAAGCAATGATATTGGGGTTCATTTTCAAACATTTGATATGGATCATCTTTATACAACCAATAAAGACATTAGCGAATATACAGTTCGAGAAGCTTTCTTAGTAAATATCCCTTTAAAGTATCGAACTGTTGAAGAAATTGACCCTGCAATCGAAATCAGTAAAATGATGATGATTGATCATCCAGCTATTTTAGATCAAGGAATTGCACAAATTCCTGCTGAATTTAATGAACGCTATACGATGATTAAAAGTGAAGATTTTTATTATGAAATTTTAAATAAAAAGGCAAATAAAGGCAACGCGGTGAAAGATTTAGCTGCTCACCTTAATATTCCTCAAGAAAATGTGATGGCGATTGGCGATAATATGAACGATATGGACATGCTGCACTTTGCAAAATATAAAATTGCTATGGGCAATGCTGTTCCTGCGGTGAAAGAAATCGCTACTTTTATTACGAAAACCAATGCCGAAGACGGCGTTGCGCATGTGATTAAAGAGCTTGCCTTTCATTAA
- a CDS encoding histidine phosphatase family protein, producing MNKLIKAMVIGVGISLMIVGSGHEASGKKETKKEASNDGKVTFYIARHGKTLFNTMDRVQGWSDTPLTEQGREVAKDLGRGLKDIKFKSAYSSDLERARETAQLVLATNGQKKLAITPKKTLREACYGKFEGDFNENMKKAMAEYYGYETLDNNPLGKEMFEKGADAVSALDTEYHMGEDAKTIKERMQTTLKQMAKKEVKNGGGNVLVVGHGMSINIMVSDMTDKYTGEGLKNASVTKIIYNNGKFKVESIGDTSYFEKGKKE from the coding sequence ATGAACAAGTTAATTAAAGCAATGGTGATAGGTGTGGGAATTAGTTTAATGATTGTTGGAAGTGGGCATGAGGCAAGCGGAAAAAAAGAAACTAAAAAAGAGGCTTCAAACGATGGGAAGGTAACCTTTTACATAGCGAGACATGGTAAAACGCTATTTAATACGATGGATCGCGTTCAAGGCTGGTCAGATACACCATTAACAGAACAAGGTCGAGAAGTAGCGAAGGACTTAGGTCGTGGTTTAAAAGATATTAAGTTTAAATCAGCTTACAGTAGTGATTTGGAACGTGCAAGAGAAACGGCTCAACTTGTATTAGCAACTAACGGTCAAAAAAAATTGGCGATTACACCAAAAAAGACATTAAGAGAAGCATGTTACGGAAAATTTGAAGGTGATTTCAACGAAAACATGAAAAAAGCGATGGCTGAATATTACGGCTACGAAACGTTAGATAATAACCCACTGGGCAAAGAAATGTTTGAAAAAGGAGCCGATGCAGTAAGTGCATTAGATACAGAATACCATATGGGGGAAGACGCCAAAACAATTAAAGAAAGAATGCAAACGACCTTAAAGCAAATGGCTAAAAAAGAAGTAAAAAATGGAGGCGGCAATGTATTGGTAGTTGGGCACGGGATGTCTATTAACATTATGGTGTCGGATATGACGGATAAGTATACGGGGGAAGGATTAAAAAATGCAAGTGTAACGAAAATTATTTATAATAATGGCAAATTTAAAGTGGAATCTATTGGCGATACCAGTTATTTTGAAAAAGGTAAAAAAGAATAA
- a CDS encoding 2-hydroxymuconate tautomerase yields the protein MPFVHIELIEGRSKEQKENLVKEVTEAVVRNTGAAGENVHVILQEMQASDYAQNGIFKG from the coding sequence ATGCCATTTGTTCATATTGAACTGATTGAAGGACGCTCAAAAGAGCAAAAAGAAAACTTAGTCAAAGAGGTAACAGAAGCAGTTGTTCGCAATACGGGAGCTGCTGGTGAAAATGTTCATGTTATTTTACAAGAAATGCAAGCTAGTGATTATGCTCAAAATGGAATCTTCAAAGGATAA